In Calonectris borealis chromosome Z, bCalBor7.hap1.2, whole genome shotgun sequence, a single genomic region encodes these proteins:
- the ARL15 gene encoding ADP-ribosylation factor-like protein 15 isoform X5: MSECIQLSFAVCRIGIYTCFRALCCKGPPPPRPEYDLVCIGLTGSGKTSLLSQLCSESPENIVSTTGFSIKAVPFQNAILNVKELGGADNIRKYWSRYYQGSQGVIFVLDSASSEDDLETARNELHSALQHPQLCTLPFLILANHQDKPAARSVQEFLKNSSYLHSYHVTYF; encoded by the exons TGTTTTAGAGCACTTTGCTGCAAGGGACCGCCACCACCACGACCTGAATATGACTTGGTTTGCATAGGCCTCACTGGTTCTGGCAAGACAAGTCTTCTGTCACAGCTTTGCAGTGAAAGCCCGGAGAATATAGTGTCTACCACAG gTTTTAGTATAAAAGCGGTGCCATTCCAGAATGCCATCTTGAACGTAAAAGAACTTGGAG GGGCTGACAATATCAGGAAATACTGGAGTCGTTACTACCAAGGATCCCAAGGGGTAATATTTGTATTAGACAGTGCCTCCTCTGAAGATGATCTAGAAACTGCTAGGAATGAACTGCATTCTGCTCTCCAGCACCCACAGTTATGTACTTTGCCGTTTTTAATACTGGCCAATCATCAAGACAAGCCAGCAGCTCGCTCCGTACAAGAG TTTCTGAAAAATTCATCTTACCTACATTCCTATCATGTCACATACTTTTGA